The Choloepus didactylus isolate mChoDid1 chromosome 7, mChoDid1.pri, whole genome shotgun sequence genome segment TGGGGAACAAAAGCTAACAAAGTCGTTTCTAAATGAACTTCCACTTCTTAAAAACCTCaacagaaaaaggaaggaaaagaaaacaggctATGAAAGCTGAACCAACAAATTTTACTCACACTGACAAAGCACCACCAATCCCCCCTCCAAGCCATATAAAAGTGACCTTTTTCCCCTCAATCCTCACAGCTCCAGATCCAAGTGTTTATTTTAGCAACAGACCTTAGAAAAGTTTAAAACACCCCTCAACAAACcttatatttatttcttgattAATAAACCTCCTGAAGAATGCTGCATATGCCACTTACACTAATCCAAAGAGGTTCAGTACAAGGAACTAGAATTTGAGCTTCAAACACAAGAACACTCTAACGTGACAAACACAGAGACAATTTACTATCAACAAAGCCAGGGAAAGTTCCAAGTTCCTAAGAGAAGGGAACAGATAGAATTTCCTCCGAGAAGTCGCGAGATTCTACAAAGCGTGGGAATTTCAGCAGGAGGtgagggagatttaaaaaaattatatatatatatatacatatttgcttTACGGTGGTTTGTGAGATACGACAGTTGGCACCCTATAGCAGGCGAGGGTAAAGCCGAGCTGTGCCATGCGGCGGAGGCTGCCACCTTGGGCACTCCCACCATTCTTCGCAGTCGGGTCAGAACTGAGATGAGCAGAACCCCGCGCCGCGCGGACCGGGACCCGCCCCCACCCCTCCAGATCCCTGCCCCAGGACAACCCGCAAGCCCATCCGCCCGGGTCTCAGGAGCCCCGACCTCTCTAGGTCCCAGGAGACGGGCATGGGAGAGGGGGTCTCGAGACGGCGGCCCGGCTCGAATGCTACTCACCTGAGCAAACTGGAGAGGGGATGGCTCGAGGAGCCCAGGCCGctgccgccaccgccgccgccaccgccgccgctcccggagccgctgCTGCCCCCGAAGCCTGAGGAGAGCCGCTTCCCGGACAGTAGCTTCTCCACGGCCGGGAGGTGCCCGGTGCGCGCCGCCTCTAGCAGCTCCTGCTCCTTCCCCATCCCCAGGGCCGGCCCCCCCTGGACCCTGCCCCCGGGCCGCCGCCCGAGCCCGCCCTGACTCCCAAACTTTCTGTCTCCGGGCAACGCACCCCCCAAACCGGCCGGGGACACCACCCCCCCTCAACCCCCCGCTTTTTCCCCACGCGCGCGTCACTTCCGGGAGCTGGCGTCAAGCGTCACCGCGCCCCTCGCCCCGCCCCCTTGCCCACCTAGCTGGGCGGGGCTCAGGGAGGCAGGCGCAGGTGTTTGGGGCGGGTATCAAGAGGACCTCGCTGTGCAGAGACCAGCCAGGAAGGGTCAGGGCCAGCGCCGTGTGGGTCTCCGCTGCCCAGGTGGAAGGGGACAAATGGACCCACCTGTACGCGCCTCCCGAAGCGCCCTCCCTCCTCAAAAGGTTTTGGGAGCCCACTGGAAAGGAAATACGGTAATTCATCCAGGCAGtgtagaaacaaagaaagaaatatggtAACGCGCACCTacatttccaaattcattcttgCAGCACACATAAATTAAATATCTAATGGGTGTGGGGACCTGGTGatacagagatgaaaaaaaaatgtgcttacCTCCTATAACTCAATGTGCTGAAGGAGACAAGagaggaatattaaaaaatagatatatctTCACCTCTTCATCCTCTCAATCCCTGAAATGGCTCATTAGAGTAAAATGTTCAAAGGAGACACATAACACACAGCGGTAGCATTGTTTCCTCTTAACTTTTGATGAGATTAACCGAACTAACATAAAAACTTACGTTTGTGAAACCAGCCCGGATCTTGAATTCTGGGGAGTCTGAAAAACCATTGAGTAGGCACTATGCCTGTTTTGTTCAGTGGTACCTAAAACCGTTGCTGGTTCAAAGTAGGCGCTAAGAAAATGGATTGGATAAATTCTGCTCAAGTTACATGAATGagttcatggttttttttttaggttcATGCGGAATAGAAGGGAAATGCTGGCAGCTCAACGTAAAAGACAGGTCTCTGTTTAAATGAAACGTACGAGGTTGAGTTCCCGCTTGAAAGTTTAACAGACGAAGGCAGCCGCATCCAACGATGCGGGCATACAAAGGAATTGAGTTTTCACCCCTGTACCCCAACTTTTCCTCTAAGGGAGGGGGTTAGGAAAGGAATTAACTGACATTGCATTTTTAGAAAGGCAGAAAGGATAAAGAAGTCCTTCACAAATGCTGGCTCTTCCAGGGCAGAGAATCCGCACCCCCAATTTTTCCTCTCACCATTACCACCAACTCGGAGCGTAAAAACGAAGTCCTGAAGTCTTTCACGTGCGCCTCAAAATGATCCTTCCGAGGAGCGGTAGAAGTGACGTCATCTCCACGCGGCGACAGGAAGTAAACTCGTGTGCTGTAGTGTTGCGCGGGTCCCTGGCTCCTGGTCTGACAGCGCCGCGATCTCGTGTCACAGTAATGGAAAATGCCTGTGAATCGCCCACAGACAAAGGTGGAGAGGCTAGGGAGTCGGATGAATCGACCGCCGTTCCCTTGGGCTCCGGGGCCACCGACACAGACGTAATCCGGGAGGAAGCTGACGGGGACGGAGATGGGGACTTGAAAGAAGTCTGGACGGAGGATAGCGAGGTAAAGAGAGATGTGTTGATGACGCCGGAGCAGTAGCCCGGAATTTGGTTCCTAACTATTCGCCAGGCTTCTTGGTTGGTTCCTCCCAAGCTACGAGAACTTAAATACACGACTCCTTTAGATCTGCAATcgtggaggggaaaaaaaaatgtgtttgttcGGTTCGAGGCCTGAAGAACTGGGTTAATATTTTTAATCCCTGCTCTTAGGGATTAAGCTACTTCTAAGGGAATTTAAAATAGCTTTTTGGATTCCCTGGTGAGGAAATTGGGATCCAATAAGGCTTAGTGTGAGAGCCAGTACTAGAACCAAGAGTTCTCCACCATTGACTTGGTACCTCTTCCACTGCAATACGGTTCCTCTTAGAGGTTGCGTGAACATAAATTTTGTCTCTGTATGTGGCAAATGCGATCGGATCCGTTCTTTCAGAACACAGAGGTGCATCAAAACATATAAAGTAATAACTTttagatataaagaaaaatgtgacaaaataattTAAGAAGCCCTTAAAACAAATTTGAATAAGAATTAGCTTTGTCCAATAGAGCACACGTTACACATAGAACTTGGCACCCAACAGAGGACAcagattcttctctttttttgatgcttctgaaacactttaaaaaatcgATCAATGTACCAgaccacaaagaaaaaatataaattcttaaaattagaAATCATGATAGGCCACATTCTGTTAGTACAATGCAATAAAATCTGaagttaacaacaaaaaagattccCCTCCTTTCGTTTccccttcttcccctccccaccaaatAAACAAACCATTTGGACATTTCAAACTGTTTTCTGCATTGCCCTTGTCAAGGTGAACACTGTACATCAAATCCAATGGGATTTGACCAAAGACTTATTTAGAGAAAAATTCCTAgccttaattatttttattaacaaacAAGAGATATTGAAAATAAGGACCCAactcaagaaaccagaaaaaataaataaataaataaaccagaagAATGTAGGAACAAGGAGTTAATAAGGATAAAAGTAGATGTTAATGAAATAGCACTTAAAAAACACAAGAGACAATGAGACTGTGGTGCACAGAGGCCTTTGGACTGCCCTGAACCCCACTACATCATGTGGACATAGCCTGCTCCCCCCATTTTCCTCATGGTGCCATGTGTTTAAGATCTAGCCAGTTAGTGTCAAATGAAggttattctgatttttatttgaatgtatttaaaagtgtactttgtgggtttttttgacGGGCAGGACTTGATACTGTTCTAATTCAGAAAGCCAATTTTTGATGTGCTTTTGTATACCCATAATATAAAATACTCTAAAACAATATGTCCTGCTATAATCTAATTTGGAATTACTAGGTTCTGATAGTGTATTGATGAAAATCAAAGTATTTGCCAAGAAATGAAATGcataaacagaaaggaaaggggtattggaaatattttctgttttgagaTAGATACCCATTTGGCATAGGTAGCATGGCATAATAGGAAAGATTGGTTTTATATGAGAGGAAAACACTTTGGTtaaaaatggaagggaaaagagagagagaaatattcaTCCTGCAATTTGGCCTAGATAcaatttcattacatttttgaATCCTATTGAATGGTGGCTTAGATGACATGTAGACAAAACCTCTAAGTGACTTTTCAATATGTGCTTCTAAAAATCTGTGCTTAaggcatgaaaaagaagaaaacggGAAAGCTATACCCATTTGCCATAATAAATGCatcagagtttttgtttttgtttttgttttgaatcaAATGTTTCATTACAAAAAATGATGGAGGCCAGAAACTATTTTCAGACTTACTAGGACCCTATAATGCATTTTTACAAATAACAAAGTGATAGAAAGTACTTGAAAAGGctctcactttttctctttctaaggAAAACTGTTCTCTTTCTACTTGGtgcaataattttgaaaatttaagttTAGAAGGTCAAAAATACTTTTCACAGGAAATGATCATAGaactaaaaatagtttttaaggaAACCAGCTACACAGGGCAACCACCttgctcttaaaaaaaattaagtgccaaAAGGCTAAATCATTGGCatataggaaataaaatataaagtatacaTTATAATTTCTGAGCCAGTATTATTGAAACAGGATAAAAGTTACTAAAAATCTTAAATAGATTATATGCAATGTCTGCTAGTGCTACAagtctaaatatttttcttaaacctTTCAGAAATGCCAATTTTAATTATACATGCCACACTGTATGATGAGAGATATTGCTTTATGAATgattcaaaataatatattttcatttaaatcttaAGTTGCATTTCATCAAATGTGAATTTGTAATTTGCAAGTGAAATCACATTACCAGCAATAGACAGTTTGGTTAAATACTTTATTAAGGAACAATCACCAGTTccataaataactttaaaattatcaaaacaTTGGTAAACGAGTAATCacatatttgatttcttttaatacttttttaatcCTGTAAAGAAGGTTTTTTATAAGCATTCTTTTTATTAATCAGTCATAATATGGCAAAATGTGTAGTTGCTGTTTCTGAAAAGTGTTCCAAACTCTGCATCCAGAGATATGAAAAATTCTTATAGAATTTTGTAATAAGTATACATGTTGGGTTAAAGAAATTTTATAGTCTTGTTGGAGTGCCATGAAATTAATACTTGCAATCCAGATTGCTGTAGTTGACactttttctctgtgtttcaaATCAGGTGTATACCATTTGTATGAGACCACCACAGAATGAATTATCCGAAGTCCATTGATTTTAATATGTGTTTTGGTTTGTAAACAAATTATAGTAATTTCTTGcacatttttggaaattaattGTTTAAGAATTTATGTATCTGTTTCTAGATACAGTgtgtaaataaaaaattcacacaaaagaagagagagagacaatgagACTAAGACCTGGTTATTTGAAATGTAAACGCACAACACTGCAAAATAAGAAAGAGGTTATAAGCACTAATATGGAGATCTTtaaaatcataagaaaataatGTTCAGGCCGAACAAATTTGAATATCTCAGAAAAACAGATGATTTTCTAGGAAAACATATATCACCAAAATTTAAGCCCAAGGAGGTTAGAAAACAGTACCAggagaagaaattgaaaaggctGTCAAAGATATACTATCTTCATTCCTACCCCGACCCCCACTCCACTCCCATAGTCCTGTATGAGTTTAAGTTCAAGTTCCTCTTTAAGGGGAACAGTGGTTAAATCCGATTAGTGAATTTTATTATATCCTTAGAGTCTATTTTAAGTTGGAGAGGAtaatgtttggattttttttttttaattaaacagatTCTTACTGAACATCTGGCATGAGTAAGACTGCTAAATGCTTATGGGGGAAGGGAGGTAAATAAGAAACAAATCTATCTTCATAAAGTTTTCAGTCTAGTAAagtgataaataaatatttgcgcGATACCATAGAAttgaagaatagaaaaaaagggggactaCTTGTGGAAGCAGCTAACTTAAATGTTCCCAATGGAAAGTTGTTTTAATGAGAATAGGGGCCTCCTTTTTAATATTGTTTCCACATGGAATCATCAGCAGTGAAGAGATCTATCAACCTAAAGGCAGAAGAGCAGGTTGGATTGGGAGGACCTTGCTGACATCCCTCTACAGAATGAGGTCAAGAGAGTAGACCCAGGGGAGAATGGATTCTGGAGGAGAGTGGTTTTCATGATCCTTTGCATTTCATTACTCTCATAAACATACTGGAGCTATGATCATAGCTaaactggttttcttttttctttcactgattttcttttttccacaacTATAAACTTCCTTTAGGAGAGATACTATGTCTAACATTTGTTGGTACAGGCAGTGCCTAGAACCAAAAAACTACTCAATAAGTAGATTTGTTGTGTTGTTGTCATGAAGACAATGTCTTCTTACCTTGACCAAGCATTGACAGTAGGCCAAGTATCTAATAGgatttcttttatcttctcagCTCAAGAGTCAGGACACCTCAGATTTAACAGCAGTTGAAAGGGAAGACTCATCATTACTTACTCCGGcagccaaaaaaatgaaaatagataccaaagaaaagaaagagaagaagcagAAAGTTGATGAAGATGAAATTCAGAAGATGCAGTAAGTCACTTTCTGATCTTTCCCCATTTCAAGGCTCTAACTTGACCAtgcaaaattaataactttttcttggcctctattttttttttcttttttaaacttaaaagaaaataaagcaatgaaTACATTGTATTacattatagaaaaatataaataaaaagaaaaaatagtaccTTACCACCAAGAGATAAgcactattaatattttgatggATATTCTCCAAGATATTTTGTGAACATATATAttggtaaataaaataattttcaaaagtttCAAAAGTGTTAAATACTGTtttgtaactgcttttttttttttttttttttttacattatatatgGTGAAGGTTTTCAATGTCAGTAATTATACATCTAGGTCATAACTTTCTTCAGAATGGAAATAACTTTAAGTTTTCTGATTGTAAAAGGAGTATGGGCTCATTGCAGGTAATTTAgagaatatagaaaaaataatcacCCATTATCACACCACCCAGAGTTTACCCTGGGTATATACTTGGGTACAGTATTTGGGTATATTcgtttttagatttttttttgggggggggggttgataTGTAAACTACAGATACAAATTTTTTCATGTCATTAAATATGCCCATAAATCACCATTTTTAATGGCTCCATTTTATTCTATTATGTGGGGGGGATGAACCATAATGTAACCAATTCCTGTgactgctgtttttgtttttgtttttttttccctcttgacAATATTATGCTGAGTATCTCTGGTCACATCTTTGCATACTTTTCCATTTAGTTCCTAAGATAAAATCCTAGGAGCACAATTGCTAATTGGAACAGTAAGAACATTTTCAGAGGTCTTTCATACTTATTTCCAAATTCCTCTCCAAAAAGGTTGTTCCCATTCACACTCAGCCAGCATGTATGAGTTTGTGTCCCCATACTCTCACTaatatcattctttttaataattatcttatttattaaaaatattatcttgtaaatttataaatttggTTTCTTTAGTATAGTGAAGGTTCTTGTTTTTCCtctatatttattggccattggtATTTTTGTAAATTTCCTGCTCAtgtcctttgcttattttttaaaattaagagtaTTAATCCCTTTCCATATGTTTTGGAAATATCTTTCCCCTAAAACTGTTAATCTTGAAAACTATTGGTTTGaatgtaaatttatatattaagTTTTTACCACCAATCTGAGATGCAGTATCATAGAATTTTGGAGAGTCTAATGCTGAAAACACAGGCTTATGTAATATTATACAGTGACCCAACATTATTGTTTAAGTTTTGATCttaatgaaggaagaaaggaagttgtgtcacactttttttctcattagtAGAAACGGTGTTTAATCTCCATTCCTTATAAGTACAAAGTATGATGCCATTGTCCCCTTgagaattcattatttttttaaaattgtctaaGACTTGCTTTTATTCACATAACAATGTATCTTAAGCATTCAGTCTTACAAGCTAACTTCATTACCTGAATCTTTCTTTAGAATcctggtttcttctttttctgaggAACAGCTGAACCGTTATGAAATGTATCGCCGGTCAGCTTTCCCTAAGGCAGCCATTAAAAGGGTAAGAATGGACCAcacatttcatttccattttatgttaGAATTGAACTAGCTTCAAGAGCTATGTCTGCTGGCATTTTGAAGTGAGGTGTTAGGCAAGTTGGTGGTCATTTacttgggaaaataaaaataacatgtccCTTTATTATCTGAGGTAGGGTCTCAACATATAGAATAGGTCCTTACACACCTGAAACCTTATTTGAAGTCTCAAATGTCAGCATACAGCCTTTAGTAAATAGTGTTTCAGTGCAAAGCTCTTTTATGGGTAGTATGTTCCAAAGCCAACCCTTGACTATCTTAATCACAGtgtctatgttttctttcaaGTTGATCCAATCCATCACTGGCACCTCTGTGTCTCAGAATGTTGTTATTGCCATGTCTGGTATTTCCAAGGTCTTCGTCGGGGAGGTGGTAGAAGAAGGTGAGTGGTGTTGGTACAAATACTGGATTGAACCTGTGCTGTTCTTATTTTCAAGAATACCTACATTAAGGGACTTATTTAAGCTCCTGTGGAAGGGTCCATTGCACTACAAGTTGACCAAGTGGGGAGCCTTGTATTCAGGAGAGCATGACCATTAATCCTGGAAAGTTTCCATACTGAGGGGCAAGGAAGCATCTAGGAAACACCCTTCCCTGATTCCTGTCCTTATCCCAAGCTGACTCAGAAgcagcatttgtattttcctccAGTGGACCTTGCTCATTTCTCTGCCACAAGGAGAGCAATGATACAAGAAAAGCAATCACTAGGGCTTACCGGTGTATGGTGAGGAGTGGTTCCTGATGTTGTGACCCCTGGGTATTGCCCCCTCTGTCAAGTAAGAAGCCTGGCCCACTGCTGATCTCtggccagataattttttttttttttttttaagtaggagGTATGTTTAAAACTGTTGCTTATGGTTAAGCCTGATATGGAATGTTATGCTAAAGCTAACATATGTTTTTTAGCATCCTCCTAAGAAGGGAAACTCTTACATCCTTAGCAAATATAAGAAGGGTTAATGAGAATCACAGAACTCAAAAGgagaatgaaaattaagaaacTCTTGTGTGATAATGGAACTTTCTCTTTGTCCTCTCTTTAGCACTGGATGTGTGTGAGAAGTGGGGAGAAATGCCACCACTACAACCCAAGCATATGAGGGAGGCTGTTCGGAGGCTAAAGTCAAAGGGGCAGATCCCTAACTCAAAGCACAAAAAAATCATCTTCTTCTAGGCCAGGGACTAGAAAGGACTATTACTGAAGGAAGAAGTACTGGTTCCAGATTTCCCATCACATGAGACTTTCTGCACTGGTGCTTCAGTATCTCAGTCCACCAAGAATGATTTTaatatcttcctcaaaactctgatATTCATCACACCTAGAGGAAGGTATGCAGCCTGTTTCATACTTGCCTTGACTAAATACTGGGACCTCTCAGGGCATTGTGAGACATTTAACTGTTTCTTGGCTAGTTTGAAGAATGCATGAGCCTTGCACATTCTCTGGACAGGGAGCTGCTTTCAGAGAGAGTAAACCCTTCCAAGAGATTTTTCATGGTTTCACATTGAAGCCTGAAGTTGCTAAGATTTAGATTGTTCCTTATGCCTGGTTTTAAGTAGATTAAACAACCAGAAA includes the following:
- the TAF11 gene encoding transcription initiation factor TFIID subunit 11 isoform X1; this encodes MILPRSGRSDVISTRRQEVNSCAVVLRGSLAPGLTAPRSRVTVMENACESPTDKGGEARESDESTAVPLGSGATDTDVIREEADGDGDGDLKEVWTEDSELKSQDTSDLTAVEREDSSLLTPAAKKMKIDTKEKKEKKQKVDEDEIQKMQILVSSFSEEQLNRYEMYRRSAFPKAAIKRLIQSITGTSVSQNVVIAMSGISKVFVGEVVEEALDVCEKWGEMPPLQPKHMREAVRRLKSKGQIPNSKHKKIIFF
- the TAF11 gene encoding transcription initiation factor TFIID subunit 11 isoform X2, yielding MILPRSGRSDVISTRRQEVNSCAVVLRGSLAPGLTAPRSRVTVMENACESPTDKGGEARESDESTAVPLGSGATDTDVIREEADGDGDGDLKEVWTEDSELKSQDTSDLTAVEREDSSLLTPAAKKMKIDTKEKKEKKQKVDEDEIQKMQILVSSFSEEQLNRYEMYRRSAFPKAAIKRHWMCVRSGEKCHHYNPSI